The genomic stretch GTGATTCTTTATTCCTTTTGCAACTGCAAAACTCAAGTGTTTACAATAATATGGGTTACTCCATATTTATAGATTTTGGGTTTGCTTGCTTCTCTAGCAAGACCCAAAATTAACCTAACTAACTCATCTAAACAAACAAATAAAGCTAAGTCTAACATCACTGTTAAGATAGTCTTCGATATTTTGACACCTAagtgattcgacacttccttgcttctgtcgagcaaccttctttgacacaaggaattacaattcaacaatgTGAACAAAAACACCTGAAAAGAATACTCATAAAAAGTGGTAAACAATTCCAATCCAAGTAAGATCGTGGATATTTATAACCCTATTGGCTCAAGTACTTGTTGGATATGTTCATAACCTTATGATTTCTACTCGTATATAAATTAAGAATAAAATTCTAAACTAAACCCAATGAGTCGATAGCCCATCAACTCACATCTCTTAAACCCATACCAGAATTCATACAAGAATCTCTAAGAAAATGAAAGCAAAAACTTACTTGTGTCTGTCATTGGGATTCCACAGGTTTGTAGTATGTCAATATTTCGATTTGTAGAGTTTCTTAGGGTTCCTTAAATCTCTTCTGATGGGGATGAAAAGAGAATCCTGATGAACCGTGTTTTTCTGTCTACTCTACAATTGAGAACCATAACTCATATAAATAACTCTATGATTATTTCTTAGTTTTCAATATTCTAATTTGACCCCTCATCAAACTAGATATTGACTTATGGTATCTCCACAAAACCTTTCATGACATTTATGATTTTAGCCACAAActtattaaatattaattagatCCCTTCAAATTTTTACTAATTAAATAATGACTTTAACACATTAATTGTTACATTTGTGATCCAAAATTCTAACATCACCCAGAACAGAATCCTCCAAAAAGAAAGGTGGTAATAAACTCAAACTCAAATAAGATATAGATAGTTTGCACCTAATTaactcaaaataaaaaataatatatatttattcaTTTAACTAAAAACATAATCTATTTGCTCAGAGAAAAAGGAATATGCACTGAtagtgtaaaatatttttactTTGTCAACCAATGAGACCCGTGTATCCCGCCACatcacatttttatttttgaaatgCTATTATTATTTGgtaatataaaatattttgattggaTGTCAGTGTAATACAGTTTTACACGGACAATGCACCACCTTTAACCTCTTACTCAAATACAATTTATTTACCTTTTTAATATTAAATGCAATTTGTTTCCTAATGAAGTATTTTTTGGAAACTCTCTATTTCTCTACCGCTTTTTGaatattttttgaaattttcatACATTATTTAATATTCCATTTTTATATGTCTTAATCATTTGAAGTTGTATTGCTATTTGTTTCATGTCGTATTGTGTATATTTGTTGTATTTATTATGCCGTATCTTATGTATATATGAATATATATTCTTTTTATCTAACTTATATAATTTTTACTTTATTTTTTCAAGATTATTTTCTGTGTTGCTATGATTTTGCATTTAGGCTCACTATCATCTCTCTTTTCGATTTTATTAAAGGGGAAGAAGTTGAAATTCGAGTTTAATTTGATTTATCCATTTTATGCTATTTGCATTAATTGTGAAATATTTTAAGAGAGCACATGCAAAAGTCGAAAAACATTGATCACACTTTGCTAAACATTTAAAAAAAAGATTGAAGTTGCTCTCCTTCATATGATATTTTCATTttatgataataataataataataataataataataataataataataataataataataaataataataaaagaagGAAAAAAAGGACAGTTGAAAGTTGAAGTAATAAATATAATATACAATAACAAAGTGAAAAGGCAAAGTCTAAAGTAATTATCATAAAGTCGGGTTAGGATAGGTGGCCAGGCCGCGCCCCGGCGGCTCGGCCCCCCCACCCCGCGGAACGGCCCGGACCCCCAGGCCGGAGGCCGGCCGGGGCAGGCGCCACTCTCCCACTAACTTTGGCTTGCATACCTTTAATAACTTTGTGTGGATTTCTCTCTAACAATTCATTATCTCTCActtaaataaattattttatgAAAGAATTTATATTCAATTTTATACTTAAGGTACATAAAGTTATAAAATAGTAAATGTAGGCAATCATGTCCATATCGTCACTAGACTATTAATATTTAAGAGGTACCTTTGGTGTATAGTAATTATATTTCAATCTTTATAATTTATAAAACAAATCTTATGCAGATTTCCTAATTTAAACACCTAAATATGATTaatattttcttattttaaaTGATTCTGAATGTGTGTGGAAACTATTGCCCTGTTGTCCAAGTTGTTTTCTACTAAGAAAATTATTATATCTAATATTCTTATTTTTTGACAAAAGGTTAAAAATAACAAAAACGTAAATTTCCAACATTAAACATTAGTTTCCATACAATGTGTATATAATGATGAAATATTATTTATCGTAGGTGTAAAACACTTTGATTACACTTGAAGTATTTATCATAAGTGACAAATTATTTATTCTCGCAAGCTTCCAAGCATGAATCCACGATGACATTAATGCCCTGAATATCTGTTAGGAGTCAATCATTGAAAGAAACATAATTAATTAACAAAATATAATAAATAAGATTAgtataataatataatataatgTAAAATATAAAAGTTTAAGTTAATTACCGGTGTTGACTTTCATAGCTTTTGAAATAGAGCACTTAGTTGCACAATCATAAACAATTTTTGACGATACCTTACGACAATTGAATAACTTACATGCAATAACACAACCTGCAAGTAATGGGATATTCTTTATGAAGCGTTTACATTCAAAAGCACACTTCCCAATACAAATTAAATCACCAATCGAATTTTTGGAAGGTGATGAAGTTGGAGAAGAATCTTCAGCTTGTGCCACAACTAATAATACCATAAAAAAGATTGACATAACCTTTTTCATCTCAAACTTTGCCATACTTATTCTCTTTTTTTAATGATATATGTTAACTTGATTTTAAGGTGATGAAGTTGATTTTGATAACATCTCTAATTTATAGGCAGAGAAATAACTATTTTAGAAAATAACATATAAAGTGAAATTAACTATCTATCAAGGCCACGTCAATCAACAACTGTCATCTATTAAAATAATTTATTCATCAACACTTTTTTAgtttaaaaaataatgaaaagAGATTAAAGTTATTAAAAAGTAAAAGACATTAAAGATAGTGCATTGACCGTGTAAATTATTTTTACACTTTTATCCAATAAAATTATAACATCTGTTATTTATATCCGTATTTTAAAATTAAACGTGTGAGTTGACGATAAGGGTGCTCAAAAAAATCGGTTATTCATAACTAAATTGGTATTCAAATTGTTTCACTTTTAAAAAACCAAACCAAATACTAAAATAAAAATTTGGGTATCCATTTTATTATCCAAATATAAATCGTTATCCATTATAAAAATTTGGTTTTCTTATTTGATATTCAAATTTTACTATGCGTCAAATTTTTATATTTGTCTATTTTTATGTCTTATCACATTATAAATTGactttatttttttaaattttttaaattttttttaaaaaattattttaaaaaaaaattcagaacttttattttttcacaaaaaatattataTTCGAATTTCTTTTTTcgaaaaaattatatttgatatttttttcatccaaattattattttcttctaaataaaaaaaacaatatcaaaaatattttgtattttttaagtAAAATAgtttcttttttaaaaaaatttagattttttttgataatctttttaattttcaaaaaggttatttttttcaaattttcagaataaataaaacttttatttaaaaaaaaataataataataattttttataatttcagaatagaaattattttttttattttcagattttttttatttttgattttcattttttttaaataaatttttttcagttatttttattttttagaataatttattttttaagaTTCTTTTTTCCTTTTCAGAATATAATTTGATTATTTCCaattttcttttatatatatatttttcttttttctgaatattttttattttatttttctaaaaaatttttttttatgttttttaaattttaaaagaaaaaatattttaaaacctcataaattttaaaaactaatattaaattttatgtttttaaaaattatttttaaaatttgtatatatatgtttttaaaaattgttttgaaattttatgtttttaaattaaaaaattaatattaaatttaaaaaataatttttaaattaaattaaataattttgattaaaatcaaaACCTATTTAAAACCGATTTTAAACTGGTTCGAAACCAATTCGGAACCGGTTTAaaattttaaattgatttttgTGAAAAGTTGTTTGGTTTATAAACCATAACTATGAAAATGGATTGGTTCATATTAATGGTTATCCATGCACACCTCTACTTGGCGGGATACACGTCTCTTATTGATTGACGGTGTATACATTGTGAGTGTATTTTTTTTTCAAAGTAAAATTGGAAGATGAATTTCAGGAATGAACCATACTATGAGAATGATTCTAATTTAGCCAAAGTTTTATTAAATATTAAAGGACATGATAGGACAATAAAGtaatatatttattatatttataagTGTTTCATACAATAAGATAAGAAATCtattattaattttaaataatcaataaaatattttaaaacttTAATGTAATTAAGTAAATTTAGATATATTAAAGGAAAATTAAGTGATACtattaaaaaaaaaagtttaaaaaagagtaaaactttaaaaaattcttcttttaaaaaaattaaagttatatatatatatatatatatatatatatatatatatataactttaattttttttaaaagaagaagaaataaaaGTATATGGATAGATTGTCTGTCTAGTAAGATACAACACAACATATTTGTAACACCATGTATAATATACATCTATAAAATACATTATACGAAATATTAATTTGAACTGTTATATTACAAGTGACTAAAAACATCATTATATACATGTCCATAACGTAAAATACAAAGCATGGTACATGACATACAATATTGCCTAAACAAAAACTAAGGCCTATGTACAGTATCTTCATTGCACATAATTCACAGCGGAAAATCACGATAACGAAGTCTTCGAAACGTCGTCGAACAACCTTGTCGTTGCATGTAACCTGCAAAGAACTACCTGAAAAACAATAATAATGGTGGGGTGAGATAATAATatcagtgagttctcctatcaTATGGATTCACTCGGCTCTAAAGGGATCTCTTATTGGTTCTTGACGTAAGCCTTTCATCTTCGTTATAGTTGTGTACACTTCCACAATAGAATAAAGACTTAAGCGTCTAAGAGAATCTACGCTTCGTATGGAAACATACAACATGAGTTCACACAACTCAACGAATCACTAGGCGAGAATACAAACTATAACACAAGAGTGATTATCATACATCGATCACAAAGTTCTACTAATCCATCAGTCAAATAGGTCAATGGTATACTATACATCTAATCCACGGACACACTGACCACCATATTTGGCCAACGGTAGTACCCAACCTCCACCATGTAGAATACATTATCTACCGGATGTGGCCACCGTTATCCTAGCCTCCACCGTGTGGTGATAGTCAATCCATCAGATATGATCAACACTAGTCCTAGCCTCAACTGAATGGATAACACAATCCAAAAGATATGACCAACGATACTCATAGCCTCCACTGAATGGAATGTATTAAAGTCCGTTCCACCATATATGGCCAACGGTAGTCCTAGTCTCCACTGAATGGATACATAATCCACCAGATATGACCAATGACACTCCTAGCCTCCACCGTGTAGAATACGCTTAATAGAGTTACAATTATAGGTCTTACTAATTCATCTTTCTCGGTTACTACTCTATATAAGTCTCGATCTCAAGACAAACATGAATATGGGTTATTTCCGAATACGCGACTAGTATACTATTCCATGAGATTATATCACAATCATAATATAACATAATATATTTCCATACAAGCTCGTTGAGTCGCAACTATGATATTGTTCCCCATATATACCTCTGGAATTCTCGTGGATGGGATAACTCATCTTTAGCGACTACTCACTCATGGATGCACACCTAGACACCTCTTACATTTGATTATCGCAACCTAAGTTATTTATCATAACCTAAGTTATTTATCATAACCTAAGTTATCTTTCTAATTTTGTTCACCTAATTATAACTCTAGGTTTTAGTCTCACTCATCATTATAGGTTTTAATCCATTATTGTTCATTCAATGCAAACATATTATAACATAAGCCAtaaggcacacataagcaaagAAAGGTATAATACATTCACTAAGAGAAAACATGCAAATAAGTATCATCTAACATCATAATCAGATAGAGCTTTAAACAAGTTTTCCAACGCATCCGACCACGTCTCATTTCAACGTTGCTAGAATTTTCATGACAACAAATTTCGCAAAGTAAGATTTACAAGACAAAATCACTAAAAATTCTACTTTTAACCCAGCTTCTTCAACCTTTAACCATTCAAACCCTAAGAAAACATGTCCTAACATACTCAAACATTTAAGCATTATTCTAAGACACATGCAATACCACTTCGTCATCAATAATCGACCAATATTCGGGATTCAAGTATGTTTCTTCTTGCCAAATGGTAAAGCATTGGACTGACTCTCCAATGTATTTGACTTTATGTCAATCAAAACTATGATTCCCGTTTTATGGTGGAAACAGAGAAACAAGTTATCTTCACAAATCAGAGGACTCTCGCTTAGCGAGCTCAATCGACGGCCTCAAGCAAGCTCTCGCCTAGTAAGCTCCAAGCGAAGTCTCAGCGAGACAAATAAGAATATCCAAAGTAACAAAATCATATGCCTTGCTTAGAGAATACATAGCGATCTCTAAGTGAGCCCTCACTCAGCGAGACATCCCTCTCGCTTAGCGGCCATGACAGAAAACAGTTTTCTATGTAACATGAGTGCTCGTTTAGCGAGCTCATTCTCGCCTAGCGAGGATAACAGAGTCAGCCACTGCAAAAACTCAAAGAGGAAGAATAAACATCTTTTCCTATATAACACATACCAACACCTCAATATATCATGTTTAAATACAAACATATATACATCAATAAGATAGACATACATCAAGATTAATTTTCACACATAAGTATATTATACACGAAACCTAATTCCTAAATCATGCATTTCCCCACTAAAGATAAATCTACCTAGGAACCCACCTTTGATATATGaagattgatgatgaaattgagaTGATTTGCTTCTTGATTCAAGCTCTCTTCTTCTTATTCCAAGTTTCCCCTTTTCCTCTTATTTCTCTTATCTTCTCCTTTCTCTTCTTTCTCTCCTCTTCTTTCTTACTTACTACAAATAGTAAGTGgttggtatatatatatatatatatatatatatatatatatatatatatatatatatatatatattatatatatatagagagagagagagagagagagagaaatatCTTAGAGTGAGATATTTATCTTCTAGAGGATAATTGACTATTCATTAATGTTACTAAAATGTTCATTTCTTTTACTTATTAATAATGTTAATTGAATTAAGCTCAAATGAGTTCACTAATTACTCTATTTTTCCCAACTAACAACAAATAGAGCACATATGAGCTCAATCTGTCTCAACTGACAATAATTAGAACATATAGGAGCTCAATATATCTCAATTGATAACGAAAAAATCACTTAAGAGGATATAAGATATTTTAATATTAGTTTTACTTTGACATCAAATcataaaatttaaaaaaattatattctttattttattcatttttataAGTAGTTAATTTTTTAGTCTCAACAACATGTTTAGAATATAATATTATGAGAAAATATAAAGTAAAAAGATTCAATACAAACAACCAACTTTAATGTTctttattttattcattttttataaatatttaattttttagTTTTAACAACTTGTTTACAATATAATATTGTAATATCTCACATCCTCTTAAGTGCTTTGTTTCTTGTCAGTTGAGACAGATTGACCTCATATATGCTCTATTTATTGTTAGTTAAGACAAATTAAGCTCCTATGTGCTCTACTTGTTGTCAGTTGGGACAAATAGAGTAATTAGTGAACTCATATGAGATAAATTAGTAATAAATTCTCATAATCCTTCCTAGTTGGTAAGAGAGGACATTATAGTATTTTGGCAAAGAGTGGAACTTTCGAGGTTTGAAGGAATTAACAAGGGTAAAATAATTACTTATCCTCTATAAGACAAACATCCTTACTACATATCAGTTCATTTACCATTTTCTTCATTCATTTTCTCATTATTGGTAAAAGTTGAGagaaagaagagaagaagaataACTCATGGAAGGAgccactacaacaaacaagaccttagacagcgctttttttagccttagacagcgctttaaagcgctgtctaaacctccgctgctaaaggtttagacagcgcttttttaaatcttaaaagcgctgtctaagccccccccccttagacagcgctttggccaaaagcgctttataagaccctcttattttaaattttttaggtataccttagacagcgcttttgaaaagcgctgtctaagccccacccccttagacagcgctttggccaaaagcgctttctaagaccctcctattttaatttttttaggtataccttagacagcgcttttcaaaaagcgctgtctaagcccccccccccccccccccccccccccttagacagcgcttttgcctaaagcgctgtctaaggtacacgaaattttttgaagcttttgttttaaaccacattttttccaggtttataaaccagaatttctacctgttttcaaccagattttgacagacaattatcacattttatatatgccattttggccttttttctaccaatttttggctaacaaatatatatatatacaaattcaaaccaattttgccttaaatgtatcaaaatatatacaaatttatgtacacatttacaagtcattacatatactacaaatgtacacattaattacacaaatttatgaaaaaacattgagctctatcatgaattgacaccactcctctttgatttcgtccacttgatcctttgtataaaatgcacacttgaattcctcaaagtactacataataatataacatattttgaattaattccaactatttaattatatgagatatgtgtaaatataaaaataactcataagttagaaatacatacatcggtgggaatcattaatcggcccaaagcaagagtatctcgcataaacctcaacatgaaatacccgcaatctatttgattacgttgttgaggacactacatatgaaaaaaaaatatggattataaatcctaagttttatcaagtgtcatcactaatataataaaaaatgtggtaattaaaaatataccgccactttaatccatgtaatggagttggcgcccctccttgaggtttggatatctcgttgggcccgaaaagcttgtaggacgctaataaaataaaaatgaagcaattagaacaattcacataaactaagaaaaattttgaacattctcacttacgtgtcaattaggaccttcatatccgggtatgttgtccaatcatttcctaacgagtcaagataatacacaatttctcggataggattgattgcgagcaacaaccaatgtccactgtaatgattaggcaaatgttagatggtaacttggaaaataattataatagatgaatttagaatgaaatgctaaccggtattaaacggtataaaaaacaacttctccgcatctttattgtcattgaggatccgaagaacgtactccgtcacggtatccggtctatttaagattaaaactaagttgacggtcgcgggtgctaagaatccgaatgacacgtccaaaccattggggcgcatcaatttgtcatacaaaaacctaatataaaaacatcattaacacctcttttgaaacataaagtaaaccggattaacataaagtaaacatcattaacataagttgtttaattaataaaacaaagtagaccggatttacctaatatatgtattgacaacgttgacgccgatttcttcatgactaaaaacttgcatgaagtcttcattaccaatcatttggtcgtaatcaaagccgaaaatccctacctccatatgtacattccgaacacctccggtcggtatatcggtcatctctagaaatgtcctgaggcacgacctatacttggtggtaggttttttcctagctacggtcttcttagcaccagaactttttacccgtgcggaggcgttgctaacctccttttttgttgtgcggaggcattgctaacctcattttcttgaagctacatgtcatataaatagttagatcaaattaagaatgtaacaacttccatgaatatatgtcatataattgtatattacctcttttcttgaaaccgtggactcggtatgccgtggaatcgcattatcttttgatttggattttgtgggagtctatttaacataaccaaggaaaatatgtaagtaaaattttaagcataaattttaaactttgaatatacacattaaagttaacataagttttaagcatacctcatatcctacgcatatgaggtttgtcggccatgcaacaaacgaacctactgcttcgtgcaccgttgttgcatccgaatcatcgctaggatatggtaatgctgcattcggctcaactgcaatatcaactgataccttcaaacatccagcagggagctctctagtgtggagtaatactccgctaacgttatgcacttttcccttgccaaccatccgatagtatggtgacgacaaatacagctgacaatgggaaatgccctaaaaccaataataacaagaaatcgttaatgtgtatatatgtcaaatacataatttaagcaaatagttcaatttaagacaattatatgtaattacctctggaatgttcggctgaaaggtacagttgatactgtttttgtccgaagcatctctgtatactgttgaggcgctaacctctctttctctcctcaatgcatcaagctcagcttgcatggcttccaatcttgcatgaagctcccgattactaggagcctttccttttttaatactcagggaggtcggagtgactccaaatcccttacccctcacccgaccagaatactcagggacatctaatgcccgactaagtatgcccttagtatcatcgggagataaagactgagatagctcctcctgaaaaatcagatgaataccgtatacttgtcaaatatttgtgtataaaaatgttattcaattaatgaaaaaatgttatacttacacatttctggtatacgtgtaaaacttcttcttgaggaactccagatttgcccacacggacttccttccacaaaacatgtgcaggaagagatgtttctgaactttcctccttttgcagctacacattaagtcatacaatttgatcagataaaactaatatatgatgaacaaatttgttatcgcaatttataaatacttaccatggattgttctaagcgtccatatccgacacgtccttttcggtatggatatg from Lathyrus oleraceus cultivar Zhongwan6 chromosome 7, CAAS_Psat_ZW6_1.0, whole genome shotgun sequence encodes the following:
- the LOC127100333 gene encoding uncharacterized protein LOC127100333; amino-acid sequence: MAKFEMKKVMSIFFMVLLVVAQAEDSSPTSSPSKNSIGDLICIGKCAFECKRFIKNIPLLAGCVIACKLFNCRKVSSKIVYDCATKCSISKAMKVNTDIQGINVIVDSCLEACENK